In one Ananas comosus cultivar F153 linkage group 12, ASM154086v1, whole genome shotgun sequence genomic region, the following are encoded:
- the LOC109718711 gene encoding probable protein S-acyltransferase 19 isoform X2, translating to MVRRHGWQLPAHTFQVVAITVYLLLVVAFYAFFAPFLRKRIIEYAVMAVYTPVALAVFILYVRCTRINPADPGIMSKFDDELINVPANIPKSNPGLQAINLPDKDDTISGTNSPSITCRSSLDGRNSRKDSAVGDLVVNVENAPPRRRSSSPCWIFGGLICAIFVKEDCRKEDVAEEQADGEDALFCTLCNAEVRKFSKHCRSCDKCVDGFDHHCRWLNNCVGRRNYITFIALMATSLVWLLIEFGVGIAVIVLCFVDKKAMESTIEDKLGNGFSRAPFATVVAICTAVSLLACFPLGELFFFHMILMRKGITTYEYVVAMRAMSEAPPGSQAEEEGQNVLYSPTNSATTGLSGGSSLGLQYKGVWCTPPRVFVDQQDEVIPHLEPGMVPSTIDPDAAGYLERANKSKKPVKISAWKLAKLDSNEAIRAAAKARASSSVLRPIDPRSRGHDPEKYSSSGRSSMSIEYSATKDSRSELKLSPPQNSYPPSVTSRDDYESGTQTASSLSSPVRIPEPPLARAPLPAARAPLALPRPVANRPPPPPPPPTAQAANPMFHPTATALVRDNRRASVVWDQEAGRYVSVAAPAASRPIRASQLTTGNPSGETANYGRRNNPAASAAAASSLGLGFPLAQQQERLMYTGQSIFFGGPLLNAPTGERDSNARRDSFPVFIPGTYPKNPPSNSK from the exons GTGGTTGCTATAACGGTATATTTACTTCTCGTTGTTGCGTTTTATGCCTTCTTTGCCCCCTTTCTGAGAAAGCGTATCATCGAATATGCTGTGATGGCTGTTTATACTCCCGTG GCACTTGCCGTTTTTATCCTTTATGTCCGTTGTACACGTATTAACCCTGCTGATCCTGGAATTATGTCGAAGTTTGACGATGAACTCATTAACGTACCCGCAAACATACCCAAGAGTAATCCTGGATTGCAAGCGATTAATTTACCGGATAAGGACGATACCATAAGCGGAACAAACTCTCCGTCAATAACTTGTAGGAGCTCTTTAGATGGTCGTAATTCTAGAAAAGATTCAGCTGTAGGAGATTTGGTGGTGAATGTTGAAAACGCCCCCCCGAGAAGAAGAAGTTCGTCGCCGTGTTGGATCTTCGGAGGTCTTATTTGCGCAATATTTGTTAAGGAGGACTGCCGGAAAGAGGATGTAGCGGAGGAGCAGGCTGATGGGGAAGATGCTTTATTTTGTACATTGTGCAATGCTGAG GTTCGCAAGTTCAGTAAACATTGCAGAAGCTGTGACAAATGTGTGGATGGATTCGACCATCACTGtcgg TGGCTTAATAATTGCGTGGGGAGGAGGAATTACATAACTTTTATCGCTCTCATGGCCACTAGTCTCGTCTGG CTTTTGATTGAATTCGGAGTGGGTATAGCTGTTATTGTGCTGTGCTTCGTCGATAAGAAGGCTATGGAGAGTACTATCGAGGATAAGCTCGGGAATGGCTTTTCTCGCGCTCCGTTCGCAACTGTCGTG GCTATATGTACTGCGGTTTCGTTACTGGCTTGTTTTCCGTTAGGCGAGCTCTTCTTCTTCCACATGATATTGATGAGAAAG GGAATTACAACCTACGAGTATGTGGTGGCGATGAGAGCGATGAGCGAGGCACCTCCAGGGTCTCAAGCCGAGGAAGAAGGGCAAAATGTGCTCTACTCTCCGACTAATTCCGCGACGACCGGGTTAAGCGGCGGAAGTTCGCTTGGGCTTCAATACAAAGGTGTTTGGTGCACACCCCCTCGGGTTTTTGTCGACCAACAG gatGAAGTTATCCCGCATTTGGAACCTGGAATGGTGCCTTCGACCATCGATCCTGATGCCGCTGGGTATTTAGAGAGAGCCAACAAGTCCAAGAAACCCGTCAAAATCAGCGCATGGAAGCTCGCGAAGCTCGACTCAAACGAGGCCATCCGTGCCGCCGCCAAAGCCCGGGCCTCCTCCTCCGTCCTCCGACCCATCGACCCCCGCAGCCGCGGGCACGATCCTGAGAAATACAGCTCGAGCGGCCGAAGCAGCATGAGCATCGAGTACAGCGCGACGAAGGACTCAAGGAGCGAGCTGAAGCTCTCCCCTCCGCAAAACTCCTACCCGCCGAGCGTTACCAGTAGGGACGACTACGAGAGTGGGACGCAGACCGCAAGCAGCTTGAGCAGCCCGGTCCGAATCCCTGAGCCCCCGCTTGCTCGGGCCCCACTTCCCGCTGCCCGAGCCCCGCTCGCTCTCCCGCGACCGGTCGCCaatcggccgccgccgccgccaccgccgccgacTGCTCAAGCAGCCAACCCGATGTTTCATCCTACTGCGACAGCTCTAGTTCGGGATAATCGGAGAGCTTCTGTCGTCTGGGATCAAGAAGCCGGCCGTTACGTTTCGGTGGCCGCCCCCGCGGCTTCTCGCCCGATTCGGGCTTCTCAACTTACTACAGGAAACCCTAGCGGAGAGACCGCTAATTACGGAAGGAGGAACAatcccgccgcctccgccgccgctgcttCCTCGTTAGGGTTGGGGTTCCCACTCGCGCAGCAGCAGGAGCGGCTGATGTACACTGGGCAGTCGATATTCTTCGGCGGGCCGCTTCTGAATGCTCCGACGGGAGAGAGGGATTCAAACGCCCGGCGCGACTCATTCCCCGTATTCATTCCCGGAACTTACCCGAAGAACCCTCCATCTAACTCCAAGTGA
- the LOC109718711 gene encoding probable protein S-acyltransferase 19 isoform X3 has translation MVRRHGWQLPAHTFQALAVFILYVRCTRINPADPGIMSKFDDELINVPANIPKSNPGLQAINLPDKDDTISGTNSPSITCRSSLDGRNSRKDSAVGDLVVNVENAPPRRRSSSPCWIFGGLICAIFVKEDCRKEDVAEEQADGEDALFCTLCNAEVRKFSKHCRSCDKCVDGFDHHCRWLNNCVGRRNYITFIALMATSLVWLLIEFGVGIAVIVLCFVDKKAMESTIEDKLGNGFSRAPFATVVAICTAVSLLACFPLGELFFFHMILMRKGITTYEYVVAMRAMSEAPPGSQAEEEGQNVLYSPTNSATTGLSGGSSLGLQYKGVWCTPPRVFVDQQDEVIPHLEPGMVPSTIDPDAAGYLERANKSKKPVKISAWKLAKLDSNEAIRAAAKARASSSVLRPIDPRSRGHDPEKYSSSGRSSMSIEYSATKDSRSELKLSPPQNSYPPSVTSRDDYESGTQTASSLSSPVRIPEPPLARAPLPAARAPLALPRPVANRPPPPPPPPTAQAANPMFHPTATALVRDNRRASVVWDQEAGRYVSVAAPAASRPIRASQLTTGNPSGETANYGRRNNPAASAAAASSLGLGFPLAQQQERLMYTGQSIFFGGPLLNAPTGERDSNARRDSFPVFIPGTYPKNPPSNSK, from the exons GCACTTGCCGTTTTTATCCTTTATGTCCGTTGTACACGTATTAACCCTGCTGATCCTGGAATTATGTCGAAGTTTGACGATGAACTCATTAACGTACCCGCAAACATACCCAAGAGTAATCCTGGATTGCAAGCGATTAATTTACCGGATAAGGACGATACCATAAGCGGAACAAACTCTCCGTCAATAACTTGTAGGAGCTCTTTAGATGGTCGTAATTCTAGAAAAGATTCAGCTGTAGGAGATTTGGTGGTGAATGTTGAAAACGCCCCCCCGAGAAGAAGAAGTTCGTCGCCGTGTTGGATCTTCGGAGGTCTTATTTGCGCAATATTTGTTAAGGAGGACTGCCGGAAAGAGGATGTAGCGGAGGAGCAGGCTGATGGGGAAGATGCTTTATTTTGTACATTGTGCAATGCTGAG GTTCGCAAGTTCAGTAAACATTGCAGAAGCTGTGACAAATGTGTGGATGGATTCGACCATCACTGtcgg TGGCTTAATAATTGCGTGGGGAGGAGGAATTACATAACTTTTATCGCTCTCATGGCCACTAGTCTCGTCTGG CTTTTGATTGAATTCGGAGTGGGTATAGCTGTTATTGTGCTGTGCTTCGTCGATAAGAAGGCTATGGAGAGTACTATCGAGGATAAGCTCGGGAATGGCTTTTCTCGCGCTCCGTTCGCAACTGTCGTG GCTATATGTACTGCGGTTTCGTTACTGGCTTGTTTTCCGTTAGGCGAGCTCTTCTTCTTCCACATGATATTGATGAGAAAG GGAATTACAACCTACGAGTATGTGGTGGCGATGAGAGCGATGAGCGAGGCACCTCCAGGGTCTCAAGCCGAGGAAGAAGGGCAAAATGTGCTCTACTCTCCGACTAATTCCGCGACGACCGGGTTAAGCGGCGGAAGTTCGCTTGGGCTTCAATACAAAGGTGTTTGGTGCACACCCCCTCGGGTTTTTGTCGACCAACAG gatGAAGTTATCCCGCATTTGGAACCTGGAATGGTGCCTTCGACCATCGATCCTGATGCCGCTGGGTATTTAGAGAGAGCCAACAAGTCCAAGAAACCCGTCAAAATCAGCGCATGGAAGCTCGCGAAGCTCGACTCAAACGAGGCCATCCGTGCCGCCGCCAAAGCCCGGGCCTCCTCCTCCGTCCTCCGACCCATCGACCCCCGCAGCCGCGGGCACGATCCTGAGAAATACAGCTCGAGCGGCCGAAGCAGCATGAGCATCGAGTACAGCGCGACGAAGGACTCAAGGAGCGAGCTGAAGCTCTCCCCTCCGCAAAACTCCTACCCGCCGAGCGTTACCAGTAGGGACGACTACGAGAGTGGGACGCAGACCGCAAGCAGCTTGAGCAGCCCGGTCCGAATCCCTGAGCCCCCGCTTGCTCGGGCCCCACTTCCCGCTGCCCGAGCCCCGCTCGCTCTCCCGCGACCGGTCGCCaatcggccgccgccgccgccaccgccgccgacTGCTCAAGCAGCCAACCCGATGTTTCATCCTACTGCGACAGCTCTAGTTCGGGATAATCGGAGAGCTTCTGTCGTCTGGGATCAAGAAGCCGGCCGTTACGTTTCGGTGGCCGCCCCCGCGGCTTCTCGCCCGATTCGGGCTTCTCAACTTACTACAGGAAACCCTAGCGGAGAGACCGCTAATTACGGAAGGAGGAACAatcccgccgcctccgccgccgctgcttCCTCGTTAGGGTTGGGGTTCCCACTCGCGCAGCAGCAGGAGCGGCTGATGTACACTGGGCAGTCGATATTCTTCGGCGGGCCGCTTCTGAATGCTCCGACGGGAGAGAGGGATTCAAACGCCCGGCGCGACTCATTCCCCGTATTCATTCCCGGAACTTACCCGAAGAACCCTCCATCTAACTCCAAGTGA
- the LOC109718713 gene encoding probable gamma-aminobutyrate transaminase 3, mitochondrial — protein sequence MLTRASMKARNVMRHVASVSGLQKHMPRCAFTSSMRPMSSEASLRAAPPEEKGFKGHDMLAPFTAGWQSSDIHPLIIEKSEGSYVYDINGKKYLDALAGLWSTALGGNEPRLIKAATDQLNKLPFYHSFWNRTTKPSLDLAKEILEFFTARKMGKVFFTNSGSEANDSQVKLVWYYNNALGRPNKKKFIARSKSYHGSTLIAASLSGLPALHQKFDLPAPFVLHTDCPHYWRFHLPGETEEEFSTRLVNNLENLILKEGPETIAAFIAEPVIGAGGVILPPKTYFDKVQAVLKKYDILFVADEVITAFGRLGMMFGCDKYDIRPDLVSIAKALSSAYLPIGAILVSPEISEVIHSQSSKLGSFAHGFTYSGHPAPCAVALETLKIYKERNILEHVNAIAPKFQEGIRQFSSSPIIGEIRGEGLVLGTEFTDNKSPNDTFPPEWGVGSIFGSECEKHGLLIRVAGDSIMMSPPLIISPNEVDELISKYGEALKSTEERVAQLKSQEKI from the exons ATGCTAACCAGGGCCTCCATGAAG GCTAGAAATGTTATGAGGCATGTTGCAAGTGTCAGTGGATTGCAGAAACATATGCCTCGATGCGCTTTTACTTCATCCATGAGACCGATGAGTTCTGAGGCTTCTCTTCGAGCTGCGCCACCGGAAGAGAAAGG GTTTAAGGGGCATGACATGTTAGCACCTTTCACTGCCGGATGGCAAAGCTCGGACATACACCCGCTAATCATCGAAAAATCAGAG GGTTCTTACGTTTATGATATCAACGGGAAGAAGTATCTAGATGCGTTGGCCGGACTATGGTCCACGGCTTTAG GTGGAAATGAGCCTCGGCTTATCAAGGCCGCAACCGACCAACTGAACAAATTGCCGTTTTACCATTCCTTCTGGAATCGAACAACGAAGCCCTCGCTG GATCTTGCAAAAGAGATTCTCGAGTTTTTCACAGCAAGAAAAATGGGAAAAGTCTTCTTCACCAACAGTGGCTCCGAAGCCAACGATTCGCAG GTAAAGCTTGTTTGGTACTATAACAATGCGCTGGGGAGGCCGAACAAGAAGAAATTCATAGCTCGATCGAAGTC GTATCACGGATCGACATTAATAGCGGCTAGCCTTTCCGG TCTCCCTGCTCTGCACCAAAAGTTCGATCTACCTGCGCCGTTTGTGTTGCACACGGATTGCCCTCACTATTGGCGCTTCCATCTCCCCG GCGAGACGGAGGAGGAATTCTCGACCAGATTAGTGAACAATTTGGAGAACCTTATTCTCAAAGAAGGACCTGAGACG ATTGCTGCTTTTATCGCCGAACCCGTTATCGGTGCAGGCGGAGTTATCCTTCCTCCAAAGACGTATTTCGACAAG GTTCAAGCTGTTCTAAAGAAGTATGATATTCTTTTTGTCGCAGATGAG gTTATTACTGCTTTTGGAAGATTAGGGATGATGTTCGGGTGCGACAAATACGACATTCGACCTGATCTTGTTTCTATAGCCAAA GCTCTTTCATCTGCGTATTTGCCCATCGGCGCAATTCTCGTTAGCCCGGAAATATCAGAAGTAATACATTCTCAGAGCAGTAAACTTG GATCGTTCGCTCACGGATTCACATACTCCGGTCACCCTGCGCCTTGTGCTGTTGCTTTGGAGACTCTTAAGATTTATAA GGAGAGAAATATCCTTGAACATGTAAATGCTATTGCGCCGAAATTCCAAGAGGGCATTAGACAATTCTCATCAAGTCCCATAATTGGAGAg ATACGCGGGGAAGGGTTGGTTCTCGGGACCGAGTTTACCGACAACAAGTCTCCGAATGATACATTTCCTCCGGAATGGG GGGTCGGTTCGATATTCGGGTCGGAGTGTGAGAAGCACGGGTTATTGATTCGGGTCGCGGGTGATAGCATAATGATGTCTCCACCACTGATAATTTCTCCAAATGAAGTAGACGAG TTGATAAGCAAATACGGAGAAGCCCTGAAGAGCACAGAGGAAAGAGTTGCTCAGCTGAAATCTCAGGAGAAAATTTga
- the LOC109718712 gene encoding pentatricopeptide repeat-containing protein At2g35130-like gives MPILMSEAALCYPIAKSATKFAGFENALKESGRNFNVDVDRKNHQDSVFLDKRGKWRTFDPKKLSRKRGGSLRGRGWKYGSGFVDGVIPVLSPMADQILKFVQQETDAAKIWRSFNRLPPTHNLWDDLISVAVQLRIFKQWDPVIAVCEWIFYKSPFRPDIIFYNLLIDAFGQKRQLDKAEAVYSRLLEARCVPTDDTYALLLRACCRSGSLHKAEAVFTEMRKNGIPPSVVVYNAYLDGLLKGRCTQKAIEIFQRMKKDRCTPSTETYTLMINIYGKANQSATALKLFNEMKTEKCKANICTYTALINAFAREGLCEKAEEVFEQLQEAGHEPDVYAYNALMEAYSRAGFPYGSSEIFSLMQHMGCEPDRASYNILVDAFGRAGLHEDAQATFEELKRRGMTPTMKSHMLLLSAYSKAGNIPKCEEIMNQMHESGLEPDTFALNSMLDAYGKAGLFDKMEQVLSKLETGPYATDVSSYNILINVYGRAGFFDRMEELFRCIPRRGLKADVITWTSRISAYSRKKQYEKCLDLFEEMIDSGCYPDGGTAKVLLAACSSEEQVEQVTAIVRSMHKEAKCVFTI, from the exons ATGCCCAT ATTGATGAGTGAGGCAGCTTTGTGTTATCCGATCGCGAAATCGGCGACCAAATTTGCCGGTTTTGAGAATGCTCTGAAAGAGAGTGGCAGGAATTTCAATGTCGATGTCGACAGAAAGAATCATCAGGACAGTGTTTTTCTCGACAAGCGCGGGAAGTGGCGAACATTCGATCCGAAAAAGCTGTCCAGGAAAAGAG GTGGTTCTCTGAGGGGCCGCGGGTGGAAATACGGTTCCGGTTTCGTCGACGGCGTGATCCCTGTTCTTAGCCCGATGGCAGACCAAATCCTCAAATTCGTTCAGCAGGAAACCGATGCCGCCAAAATCTGGCGGTCGTTTAATCGTCTCCCTCCTACGCACAATCTCTGGGACGATTTGATCAGCGTCGCCGTGCAGCTTCGCATATTCAAGCAGTGGGATCCTGTGATTGCG GTATGCGAGTGGATATTTTACAAGAGTCCGTTCCGTCCCGACATAATCTTCTACAACTTGCTGATCGATGCGTTCGGTCAGAAGCGTCAGCTGGATAAAGCAGAAGCGGTTTACTCGCGGCTTCTGGAAGCGCGGTGCGTGCCGACCGACGACACTTACGCACTTCTTCTGAGGGCTTGTTGTAGGTCGGGATCGCTCCACAAGGCCGAGGCTGTGTTTACTGAGATGCGGAAGAACGGCATTCCTCCGA GTGTGGTTGTTTACAACGCGTATCTCGACGGATTGTTGAAAGGAAGATGCACTCAGAAGGCGATCGAGATTTTTCAGCGGATGAAGAAAGATCGGTGCACGCCGTCCACCGAGACTTACACATTGATGATAAATATCTACGGAAAG GCGAACCAATCGGCGACGGCCTTGAAGTTGTTCAATGAGATGAAAACCGAAAAATGCAAGGCCAATATCTGCACCTACACTGCTCTTATCAATGCATTCGCGAGGGAAGGGCTTTGCGAGAAAGCAGAAGAAGTGTTCGAGCAGTTGCAAGAAGCCGGGCACGAGCCCGATGTTTACGCCTACAACGCTCTCATGGAAGCTTACAG TCGCGCAGGTTTCCCGTACGGCTCTTCCGAGATCTTCTCTCTGATGCAGCACATGGGATGCGAGCCCGATCGCGCTTCATACAACATATTGGTCGACGCGTTTGGTCGAGCCGGCCTTCACGAAG ATGCGCAAGCTACGTTCGAAGAGCTAAAGAGGCGCGGCATGACCCCCACCATGAAGTCCCACATGCTCCTTCTCTCGGCCTACTCGAAAGCTGGGAACATCCCGAAATGCGAGGAGATCATGAACCAGATGCACGAATCGGGCCTCGAGCCCGACACATTTGCGCTGAACTCGATGCTCGACGCGTACGGTAAAGCCGGGCTTTTCGACAAGATGGAGCAAGTGCTCTCCAAGCTAGAGACCGGCCCGTACGCGACCGACGTCAGCTCCTACAACATCTTGATCAATGTGTATGGGCGCGCGGGGTTCTTCGATCGAATGGAGGAGCTCTTTCGGTGCATTCCGCGTAGAGGACTAAAAGCCGATGTCATAACGTGGACTTCGCGGATAAGTGCTTATTCACGGAAAAAGCAGTATGAGAAGTGCTTGGATTTGTTTGAAGAGATGATTGATTCCGGGTGCTACCCCGACGGCGGGACCGCGAAAGTGCTTCTCGCGGCGTGTTCTAGTGAGGAGCAGGTTGAGCAAGTCACTGCAATTGTGAGATCCATGCACAAAGAAGCAAAATGTGTGTTtactatttga
- the LOC109717948 gene encoding protein PXR1-like — translation MGGEGRSRKRRSSPSPNPSQDDEERSAKHRKRRDERERKEKKKSKSEKSHGSSRNRDGKEKKSKDKSKRSRKDDDSDFKELSKDDYFSKNNEFATWLKEERGIYFSDLSSDAARDLFSKFVKEWNSRNLESRYYQGIASGVRSAHNWKIKT, via the exons ATGGGTGGCGAAGGGAGATCTCGGAAGAGGCGATCGTCTCCATCTCCGAATCCCTCTCAAG ACGACGAAGAGCGGAGCGCAAAGCACCGGAAGAGGagggacgagagagagaggaaggagaagaagaagagtaagaGCGAGAAATCGCACGGGAGCTCGAGGAATCGGGATGGGAAAG AGAAGAAATCGAAGGATAAGAGCAAGCGCAGCAGGAAAGATGATGATTCA GATTTCAAGGAGCTGTCGAAGGACGACTACTTCTCGAAGAACAACGAGTTCGCAACATGGTTGAAAGAAGAGCGAGGGATATACTTCTCCGACCTCTCATCCGACGCCGCCAGGGACCTCTTCTCGAAATTCGTCAAAGAGTGGAATAGTCGAAATCTCGAGTCGCGGTACTACCAAGGCATTGCCAGCGGAGTCCGCAGCGCCCACAATTGGAAGATCAAAACATGA